The DNA window AGGTCTTGATCTCGACATCGACTCCGGCGGGGAGATCCAGTTTCATCAGGGCATCGACTGTTTGCGGAGTCGAATCATAAATGTCCATCAGACGCTTGTGAACGCGGGTCTCAAATTGCTCGCGGGACTTCTTGTCCACATGCGGCGAACGGAGAACCGTGTACACTGAGCGTTTGGTCGGAAGGGGCACCGGACCAACCAGCTTGGCTCCAGTGCGGAGAACAGTGCGGGCGATCTCTTTGGCCGAGCGATCAATTGAATAATGATCGTAGGCTTTCAGTCGAATTCGAATTTTTTGCGTTTCCATTAGTGTAAGATCAC is part of the Candidatus Zixiibacteriota bacterium genome and encodes:
- the rpsJ gene encoding 30S ribosomal protein S10 → METQKIRIRLKAYDHYSIDRSAKEIARTVLRTGAKLVGPVPLPTKRSVYTVLRSPHVDKKSREQFETRVHKRLMDIYDSTPQTVDALMKLDLPAGVDVEIKT